The Acidobacteriota bacterium genomic interval TACAAAGACGTAATTTCCACCAATTTTCGCCCCGACTTAACCATTTTTCAAACACATCTAAATAAGGAATTTTTCGCTTTAAACAAGCCAACCGAGTCGCCTCTTTATATATATATTGATCATCCTCACCAGCTTCCAGAGCCCGCTGGAAGCTGGTGAGGAGGCCGGCGGGCGATGGCTCCAGCGCGCCCACTTGGAAGCGGCCATGGCGGCCTGGGACGGTGGTGACGACGAGGCCATGGCCCGGAGTCTGGAGACTTCCCGAGGCCTCCGGGACGATGCTCGTTGGGCCTGGCGCTGGCACCAAGGCCAGGCTCTGGCGGCGCAGGCGCAGGGGGATGGCGAGACCATGGTGGAGCACCTCGCTCAGGCGTTGGGCCCCCATCGCCGCCGTCTGACCCGTTTCGAGGCCGGCAGTCTGTGGAACGATTTGGGGGTCGGCCGGGCGCAACTGGGAGATCTGGCCGGCTCGGAACGCGCCTTTCTGCACGCCCAGCGTCTGCTGGGCAGCTGCCAGGGGCCGCGGCGCACCACCCTCACCCTCTACAACCTGGCGGAGATACGGCTGCGCCGGGGGCGGCTCAAGGGCGTGCGGGAAATCCTCGAGGCCAGCACCGCGGAGAATCGGTTGGCGGGCAATTTGCGCGGGGCGATCCAGGACGCCGAGCTATGGGCGCGCTACGAGATGGTGCAGGGGCGCTTTACCGCTGCGGCGGCGCACCTGCGCCAGACCTTGGACGAGCTGGAGAGCAAGGATTCCAGCTGGCGCCGGGACGCGGTGGAGATGCTGCTGGCCCGGGCGCTGGGGCTGGCCGGCGACGCCGAGGCCGCGGCGCAGGTGCTGGAGCGCGGCACGCCGCCGCTGGACGAGCTGGAGCCGGAAGAGCGGCCGGCGCTGTGGGCGCAGGCGGGCCTGCGGGAACGGGCGCTGGAACAGGCTGTGGAATCAGGGGCCGGGAGTCGTTTGTGGCGGGACGTGCTCACCGGAGCTCCTCCCGCCGCGGACCGCTGGCACGAGGTGGAGGAGCTGGGAGAGTTCCGTGCGGCGCGGCTGATACTGGACCTGGAGCTGGCCTCCCCGGGAATCGTGCCAGTGCGGCTGCGCCGGCGGGCGGCGGGAACCCTTCGCCGGTTGGGGGCGGCTCCGTCGGCAGCCCGGTTGGAAGCCTCCGACGATGGTGCTTGGGAAGCTCTGGCAGCCTATCAACGGCAGGCTCTCACCGCGGCTTCGGAGCCTCAAGACACGGCCCAGGAGATGGCTCAGCTATTGACCGCGGCGGGTTATCCGGAGGCGCAGCTGGAGTGGCGGCGGGACGGTGCCGTGGGCGAGCCGGCCCTGGTGATCAAGGCTTCGGGTTCGGGCCGGGGGATGCCAGCGAAAGCTGCCGAAACCTTGCCGGAAGTTGCGGAAGCGGAGCTCCC includes:
- a CDS encoding sigma 54-interacting transcriptional regulator; translation: MLTSFQSPLEAGEEAGGRWLQRAHLEAAMAAWDGGDDEAMARSLETSRGLRDDARWAWRWHQGQALAAQAQGDGETMVEHLAQALGPHRRRLTRFEAGSLWNDLGVGRAQLGDLAGSERAFLHAQRLLGSCQGPRRTTLTLYNLAEIRLRRGRLKGVREILEASTAENRLAGNLRGAIQDAELWARYEMVQGRFTAAAAHLRQTLDELESKDSSWRRDAVEMLLARALGLAGDAEAAAQVLERGTPPLDELEPEERPALWAQAGLRERALEQAVESGAGSRLWRDVLTGAPPAADRWHEVEELGEFRAARLILDLELASPGIVPVRLRRRAAGTLRRLGAAPSAARLEASDDGAWEALAAYQRQALTAASEPQDTAQEMAQLLTAAGYPEAQLEWRRDGAVGEPALVIKASGSGRGMPAKAAETLPEVAEAELPGGRLVLQATALDPTLAALFTVLVRDFEPPRRRRSSRRGGMVGESPALGEALERLERLAGSPVPVLIQGESGTGKELAARRVHDLSPRREGPFVALNCAALSENLVLSDLFGHVRGAFTGADRDRAGVFETARGGTVFLDEIGDLPLSAQGNLLRVLQEGEVRRLGESLPRKVDVRVVAATHHDLEQRVAAGDFRRDLFYRLRVALVTLPPLRDRGRDVILLAEHFLHGTNNRAQSAGSRSDPESRELTAAARARLLGHSWPGNVRELRNVLSVAVALAGGGAVDEEHLDLPSDAATPVTDYHQSLEAFRRRLVTEALEAAGGNRAEAARRLGMSRQALSYLVRQLRLEG